TCCAGCCAGTGTCTCCCATCCCCGTGGATCTACCCTGATCCATGGGGTTGGGGGTGGAGGGGCTGGGTGAGTCCCCCAGCAGCATTTCAGACCTTGGTGGCCCTTGTGCTGATGCTGAACCCACCGACTCCCCATCCATCATATCCCAAAGCTCTGGAGAAGCTGGGGAGGGTCCCGGCGAGGTTCCCCAGGACCCACctgcctcctccttctccccttcccagccctccccgGCTCCTCGGTGGCTGCCAAGCCCTGCGAGGGCAGGGTGCCTCCTGATGGGAACAGCGTTAAGAGCGGCTGCCTTGCGCGCCAAGCAGCCTcacaccccaaaaacaccccctCACCCCGGCTGCCGCCCCTCGCCGAGCCCGCGGATCCCTGGAGCCGCCTGGGAGCAGCCGCGGGGACGCTGCCGGCCCCCTGCCCCGGGTGGGTCTTGCGCTCCCGTCCGCGGGCCACCATCCGGCGGCGCCGGCCGTGCCAGGCTGTGCGTGCAAGGACAGGCGGCAGCGGGAGGGTGACGGTGCCCGCGCACGAGGGACACGGACCTGCGGGGGACACGGAGGGTGCGGGCATCCCGGAGCGCGTCCCCGCACACGGATGCGGCTCCGTGCGTGCAAGGCGCGTGTGCAGCCTGTCCGTGCGCAGGGACAGCGGGCGGGCGCTCGCACCGGCGCCGGAGGGACGTGGGGACACTGGCACAAGCACACAGCGTGCCCACGCGCGTCCTACGAGGTGCCTCGGTGCCAGAGACATCCCCGGCCGGGGTTTAGGGACACCCTGACGCGTGTCCCGAGCCGTGGGGCACGTTTGTGACATCTGTGGTCAGCCCTGAAGCGTGGGGCACGGGTCAGTGTGGCCTTGGGCTGCGAGGGGGCGTTTCAGGTGGCACGACTGGCACCTCCTCGCTTTGCACTTCCCTCTATCCCACTCGCGGCTGGTAAGGGCTGGGATGACTGTGTCCTGTCGAGGGGACACAAATGACAGGGGCACTGCTGTCCTCTTGCGGGTCATGCCGCATCCTGTGGCAGAGGGCACCCCTCTTAACCCCGACGATGTCCCCGGGGCTGGGGACCCCTCACAGCCTCCTCAGCACCCAGCCAGCCGGGGGGGAAACTGATCCTGAGCTGCTCCGGCGCCGCCTTGACCCCGGGCCAGGCTCCTGGACGTGAGGCCACCGCCCTGGTCCTTTAAAAACCATTTCCCCCCCCCACACCCATAGCGTGACTGCGAGTGACCGGGGCGGCCCTCCCGGGTCTGGCCGGAGCCCCTTCGCACGCGATGTCCCTAATGTCACCTCTGAGACCCCCCGGCGGGGCGGGACCCCCTGGCCTATCTCCCGCCTCgcggcagctgggctgggagcaacGATGCGGACGGAGGGGGGCAGGATTTGGGAGCGAGCTGGTTCCCCTTGTCCTCCTTGAAGGGCAGGACCTGGCCTGTCACCCCCGTGGGAACCGAGGTTGGGGGGCTGCAAACTCTGCCTGAGCCCCCATTTGGACACCGAGCATCACGCCCCCGACGTGCCCCCCGTCCCTTCGGCTGCAccctctgccccatcccagccccacctcGCCCCTCGGGTCgccctgtccccagggaacAGAGGTGACAGAGGGCACGGCGGCTTCTCACGCGAACCTGGACAATCTTTAACCGGGCCGGGGCAGCCAGGACCGTgacccccggggctgccccgccgCTCACGTCCCCACGGGGACCCTATGGAGTCTGTGGGGTGGTCCCGCAGCGTGAGGTGGGGGGACACGCTCGGAGCCGGTGGCCCCCGCTCTGCTTTACCGGGCGCACCGGCGGCGGGATGGCCAAAGCCCCCGCGGAGCTGTGCGATGGCTTCGGCCCCGCGGCGGCTGGTCCACGCTCATCCCCGCGTGTACGCGGAGCCCCGCGGGGGCTGCATGCCCCGGTCCCCCCCTCCTGCCCGGCACCGCGCGCCCCGGGACGCTTTTCCCACGCTCCCGCTGTCCCCACGGCTCCGGACACCGCGGATGTCCTGCGGGCACGGGGCGAGGGGGCGCGGCTGGGGGTGTATGGAACCCTCTGTGGCtgggggggagcagggcagcggGGCACCCCccgggggggtcctggggagcAGCGGGGCGCGGGACCGGCGCCTTTAAGATCCTGCCGGTAGCGTGACTGGAGTGACCGGGGCGGTGCGGGTTTGCCCAAACATCCCGCCCGCTTCGCACGCGATGCCCGCCCCGGGCTGGAACCCACGGGCGGCACCGAtaccacccccccacccccgcacCCCACGCCACGACCTCTCGGGACCCCCCCTCCCTAAGCCTCGCCGCGCCCGCCTCGCAGCCTCCCCTCGGGGGATGTGCGGGGAGCGGGGGTCCCGCAGCCCACGCGTGGGGTGGGGGAGCCCCGGGGAAGGGGGGGACCGggtctgggggggggggtccggggTGTTCTTGGGGAGTCGTGGGTCACGTGACGGGAGGCGGCCGGGCCAATCAGCGCGCGGGCGATGCATATAAAGCAGGAGCCGCGGGGAGCGGGCACCTGCCGCGGGATCGGGCCCCTCCCGCCGctccgagccgagccgagccgagccgaggtGAGAGTACCGGACGCGGACAGGGGCCGGGGGGCACTTCCAGCTCCCCCAGGGCACCGCCGAGGGCCCCACCGCCTTtccgagcagcagcagcatccttcccCCACCTGTTGGAAGGTGGCTTCTGGGGGGTGCCGGGGATAATTCTCCCCTCATGGGTCTTCCCGCCGCTGAGCGCTGGGAAAGGgtcccagctgggctgcagccactgcGGTGCAATGGTCCCAACAGCCCCCCAGAATCCTCCCCCCAGGGGTGTCCTGTGGGGGGCTGTGGCACCCCGCCAGACCCAAGGGGATGTGGGATTTGGCAGCCAACCTCCTCCCACCCCTGCTCGGGGTTTTCTGAAGGATTTagtgctgtgaggagctgggagtTGGACCCGCTGATCCTtatgagtcccttccaacttgaggGACTCTATGATCCCCTGGTTCCTGACAGAGCTGGGAGCGGGGAGCACCCATCCCTCTGGCCCCCCCGCTGCAGCCGGGGTTATTTCTCACAGCCATCGATCTTTGGGACGattcctggcactgctgttgTTCAGCTTGCTGGCGAGTGGTGGCTCGGTGTCTCGAATCAGGATCAGCTCTCCTCTAGTCATGCACTCCGGAAAAGACTTTGAGGAGAAAAGAGAGGTCCTGGGGTTAAGAGATCACCTTTGCTTCCCTGGCACGCATAGAAAAAGTTGGGGGACCTATTCCTCCAGTCCTGGCTAGCAAAAAGCCTGCTTTTTAGCTCAAGGAGTTTTCCAAAGTGCAGAAAAGTGTGGCAAGTGTGGatcagaagtgaagcccagctctgctgctgtcctgtCCTGCGCTGTCGCTGCTCCAAGTGTCTCAGCCCAGAGACCTGCCCCAGTTCCTAATGCCTCTTTGGTTTATTCCTGAGGGCTCTGCGTGCCAGTCTAACGATCTGCTGCGGGGAAAGGGGGTGTCACTAAGCCTCTGGGGGGCTGATGAGCCCCTTAGGGGATGGGTGGGTGTATTTGGAGTCTCTTCAggtctccagctgtgcccctggAAAGCCCCggtgctgcaggggcagctccagccgctGAGCTGCTCAAGGGCTGTCGCTGCCCGTGCCGCTGTCAGGAACACGCAGAGCACGCAGCCCCTCGCTGATGCGGGCCCTTCCCCTCGCTCTGCTTGCCTCCTTTAGGGCGGCTCCCTAAAGCACCGGCGGCGATGCTGAAGGCTGCGATGTCGCTGGCGGCGGGGAGCCACGGTGCGGTGTCGGCCAGcgaggtgctgctggtggctgccGCGTTCTGCCtggtgttcctgctgctccagcggctgcagcagcagcagcccgtGCCCAAGGGGCTGCAGAGGCCGCCGGGCCCCCGAGGGTATCCCATGGTGGGGAACGTGCTGGAGCTGCGCAAGGACACGCACCTGGCGCTGACGCGGCTGAGCCGGCAGTACGGGGACGTGATGGAGGTGCGGATCGGCACGCGGCCCGTGCTGGTGCTCAGCGGGCTGGACACCATCAGGCAAGCCCTGGTCAAGCAAGGAGAGGACTTCATGGGCCGCCCGGACCTGCCCAGTTTCCACTACATCTCCAACGGGCAAAGCCTGACGTTCAGCCCCGACTCCGGGGAGGTGTGGAAAGCGCGCAGGAAGCTGGCCCAGAGCGCCCTGAAGAGCTTCTCCAtcgcccccagccccacctcgTCCTCCACCTGCCTGCTGGAGGAGCACGTGTCCAAGGAGGCCGAGTACCTGGTCACCAAATTCCTGCAGctgatggaggaggagaagaggttCGACCTGAACCAGTACCTGGTGGTGTCGGTGGCCAATGTCATCTGTGCCATGTGCTTCGGCAAGCGCTACGAGCATGACgaccaggagctgctcagcgTGGTGCACCTCAGCAATGAATTTGGGGAGGTGGCTGGGGGCGGCCACCCCGCCGACTTCATCCCCCTGCTCCGGTACCTCCCCAGCCGCACCATGGAGCTCTTCAAGGACATCAATAGGCGCTTCAACACCTTTGTGCAGAAAATTGTGCAGGAGCATTACACCAGCTTTGATAAGGTAAGGGCTTGGGTGCTCTGGGATGTGGGTGGAGATGTTTGCAAGTCCCCCTGCCTGGCCCGGTAAAGGCCCTTGGAGCGCTCCGAGCTGCGGTTATTCCCCCGAGCCAGCACTACCTAGGGCAGGTTTCCCCGTCCCTGTGTGTCCGTGgtgtccctgagctgctggCTCTTCCCCAGGAGCACATCCGGGACATCACAGACTCGCTGATCGGGCACTGCCAGGAGAAGAGCGTCGGGGAGGATGCCCACGTCCAGCTCTCCAACGAGAAGATCATCCACATCGTCAACGACCTCTTTGGGGCAGGTGGGAATGGTTCTgagggcacagctggaggctgggaggggacacggagCTGCTGGCATTGGCCACGTTTGGGTGTGTGGAGCTGCTGTTGGGCACCCTCCTGAGAAGTGACCGGAGCTTTCTGGTGGCAGCTGATGGGGGAACAAACATCTGGGGTGGTGGAATCTGAAACACCCCCTCACCTGTCCTCTTGTGGTAAATAAATGCCTTGTCCATGCCCGTCCAGGCTTTGACACTGTGGCCACGgccctgtcctggagcctcaTGTACGTTGCCTTGTACCCCGACATCCAGAAGAGGATCCAGGAAGAGCTCGGTGAGCCCATGAACCACCTTCCTACAGGGCCAAACCTCTCTGGTCAGCCCTGATCCTGACCCTCTTCCCACTCTCCACCTCCCCCAGACCAGACCATCGGGCGGGAGAGGCGGCCGCGGCTGTCGGACCGGGGCACGCTGCCCTACACAGAAGCCTTTATCCTGGAGATGTTCAGGCATTCCTCCTTCGTGCCCTTCACCATCCCACACAGGTacgggctggagcagctgacaccttatttgggggttttttttggagtgGTTTTCTGGGAGG
The window above is part of the Corvus hawaiiensis isolate bCorHaw1 chromosome 13, bCorHaw1.pri.cur, whole genome shotgun sequence genome. Proteins encoded here:
- the LOC125332934 gene encoding cytochrome P450 1A4-like translates to MLKAAMSLAAGSHGAVSASEVLLVAAAFCLVFLLLQRLQQQQPVPKGLQRPPGPRGYPMVGNVLELRKDTHLALTRLSRQYGDVMEVRIGTRPVLVLSGLDTIRQALVKQGEDFMGRPDLPSFHYISNGQSLTFSPDSGEVWKARRKLAQSALKSFSIAPSPTSSSTCLLEEHVSKEAEYLVTKFLQLMEEEKRFDLNQYLVVSVANVICAMCFGKRYEHDDQELLSVVHLSNEFGEVAGGGHPADFIPLLRYLPSRTMELFKDINRRFNTFVQKIVQEHYTSFDKEHIRDITDSLIGHCQEKSVGEDAHVQLSNEKIIHIVNDLFGAGFDTVATALSWSLMYVALYPDIQKRIQEELDQTIGRERRPRLSDRGTLPYTEAFILEMFRHSSFVPFTIPHSTTKATVLNGYYIPKDTCVFINQWQVNHDETLWKDPSAFNPERFLNPAGTELSRTESEKVLSFGLGKRRCIGEAIGRWEIFLFLTTLLQQLHFSLRPGEQVDVTPQYGLTMKYKKCESFQIKQRFPMKSSP